A genomic region of Janthinobacterium lividum contains the following coding sequences:
- the uraH gene encoding hydroxyisourate hydrolase, producing the protein MGKLSTHVLDIAHGRPGAGVKVALFSVAQEGKVLLKMDMTNSDGRCSTPLLEGDSMKAGQYELVFNAGDYFAAQGVELPSPRFIDLVTLSFGIAHTDENYHVPLVVSPWSYSTYRGS; encoded by the coding sequence ATGGGAAAACTCAGCACGCATGTACTCGATATCGCCCACGGCAGGCCGGGAGCCGGCGTCAAGGTGGCCCTGTTTTCAGTCGCGCAGGAAGGCAAAGTGTTATTGAAGATGGATATGACCAATAGCGATGGCCGCTGCAGCACGCCCTTGCTGGAAGGCGACAGCATGAAGGCGGGCCAGTATGAACTGGTCTTCAATGCAGGAGACTATTTCGCCGCCCAAGGCGTGGAACTGCCCTCCCCCCGCTTCATCGACCTGGTCACCCTGTCCTTCGGCATTGCGCATACAGACGAGAACTACCACGTGCCGCTGGTGGTATCGCCGTGGTCGTATTCGACTTATCGCGGGAGTTGA